The genomic segment CGCGATACGGCGCCGGACCCGTGCGGGTCCGGCGCCGTGACGTGCCTGCGGTGCGGGCTCAGCCCGGGATGTCCCGGGGGTCGCGCTCGCGGGGGTACGTGTTCTTCTCGCCGATCGTGCCGTCCTGCTTCTTGATCACGTGCTCGGTGCCGCGGTCGGCCGCCATCTCCCGGCCGGCCG from the Micromonospora sp. WMMA1947 genome contains:
- a CDS encoding DUF2188 domain-containing protein — translated: MAKGDIDTYQQDGQWKNRPEGNERASSRHDTKAEAEAAGREMAADRGTEHVIKKQDGTIGEKNTYPRERDPRDIPG